From Orcinus orca chromosome 3, mOrcOrc1.1, whole genome shotgun sequence, a single genomic window includes:
- the LOC101286909 gene encoding transmembrane protein 241-like has protein sequence MCVRRFLVGLTLCTCYLASYLTNKYVLSVLKFTYPTLFQGWQALIGGLLLHVSWKLGWAEINSSSRSDVFTWLPASVLFVGITYAGSRALSTLAIPMFLILHNVAKVIICGHQKCFQKEKTSPAKICSAPFLLAAAGCLLFSDSQFHPDAYFWAVIHLCCIGAYKILQKSQKPNALSDTDQQYLNYLFSVVLLAYASHPTGDLLSVLDFLFLYFYRFHGSYCASGFLGFFLTFSTVKLKCLMTPEQCATWIFFAKGLPWWRSG, from the coding sequence ATGTGCGTGAGGCGGTTCCTGGTCGGCCTCACGCTTTGTACCTGCTACCTGGCTTCTTACCTCACGAACAAGTATGTCCTGTCTGTCTTGAAATTTACCTACCCTACGTTATTCCAAGGGTGGCAGGCTTTAATTGGTGGACTTTTGCTTCATGTGTCATGGAAACTGGGCTGGGCAGAGATCAACAGCAGTTCAAGATCGGATGTTTTCACATGGCTTCCTGCTTCAGTGCTGTTTGTGGGTATCACCTATGCTGGTTCCAGGGCACTGTCCACACTGGCCATTCCTATGTTTCTCATTTTGCATAATGTAGCCAAAGTTATCATCTGTGGGCACCAGAAAtgttttcagaaagagaaaacatctcCTGCAAAGATCTGTAGTGCCCCCTTCCTCCTGGCTGCCGCAGGGTGTCTGCTCTTCAGTGACTCCCAGTTTCATCCAGATGCTTATTTCTGGGCTGTAATTCACTTATGCTGCATAGGGGCTTATAAGATACTACAGAAATCCCAGAAACCCAACGCATTAAGTGACACTGACCAGCAGTACTTAAACTATCTATTCAGTGTGGTGCTCCTGGCATATGCATCTCACCCCACAGGGGATCTCCTCAGCGTCCTGGACTTTCTGTTCCTGTATTTCTATAGATTCCATGGCAGCTACTGTGCCAGTGGATTTTTAGGATTCTTTCTCACGTTCAGCACAGTGAAGCTAAAATGCCTTATGACCCCAGAGCAGTGTGCAACCTGGATTTTCTTTGctaaggggcttccttggtggcgcagtggttaa